Genomic DNA from Solanum dulcamara chromosome 4, daSolDulc1.2, whole genome shotgun sequence:
tttgattctttttcttttcttgcttttaattttatatttattttgcttGTCTGAATTAGAATGATGAGCGATTACAAGGTGGAGATGATTAATGATGGCATGCAAGAATTTTATGTGCATTTCCATGGACCTACTGAAAGTAATCTTCTCTACCCGTTTCCTCAATCTTGTTTTTCTTGGCCTTTTTATTAAAGTTTTTAGCTTTCtaagtgttttttttaaaaaggatttTTGTTGCTTCTGATTCTTGATTGAGTTCATTTGAGTTATCTTCTGATGGTGTTTTCTTTTGGTGGGGTTATGGTTCTTGATCAAGATTCTTTTAAGGGGTATGAGGAAAAGAGTGGAAATTGACTCGGGTGGTTAATGTATAGCCCAGAATCCAGATTTTTTTAATCCCTTGCTTCTGTTTGCCCTTTATTTGTGAAATTGAATTAGGAAATTATTGTTACAATTAGTTTATAGCCATTCAAATTCACTTGGGCTTCTTGGGTAAGTCTGGAATTCCTTTGGGTCTTAAAGTAGAATAGTTAAAGGAGTCATCTTTTGGTTCTCTAGTTATTGTTTTtgcttatatatattgattggcTCTTCACCAATGATTCATCAAGTTAAATCTTGCTTTAAGTGGAATTCAATTTGATAGTCTTTTCGAAAGACTTTTTTTTTGGGTGGGGTGTTTTCCCCAAGTTGTTTGGGACCGAGGCGTAGTAGTTGTTGTTTTGGGGGTggatcattttcttcatttGCTCATACTTATGGTGATTTTCGCAGGTCCATATCATGGCGGTGTGTGGAAAATAAGGGTAGAACTTCCTGATGCTTACCCATATAAATCTCCATCCATTGgttttattaataaaatctACCACCCAAATGTTGATGAGATGTAAGTGCTGATACAATTATAACTATAGGAGATTTCATCATTCTCGTTTTCTTTAATGAAGGTCTAAAATATCACGAATAATCATATTTCAGGTCTGGCTCAGTTtgtttagatgttatcaatcaGACTTGGAGTCCCATGTTTGGTAATCAGAAATTACAGCACCTATTAATCATAATTATGTACTTTAATTTTTTACTAACTTTTCTAGTAATATCATTATGAGTAACTTATCTAAGTATTAAACAACCTTGCAGATCTGGTAAATGTGTTTGAAGTGTTTCTTCCACAACTTCTCTTGTATCCAAACCCATCAGATCCATTGAATGGAGAGGCTGCTGCCCTTATGATGCGAGACCGGGCTGCCTATGACCTAAGAGTTAAAGGTATTGACTCATTCTAATGCCTTTATATTACTCACGTAAATCAGTTGCAGGTCCAAGGTACTTACCATTAGCATTCTGTTATAAACTGTGTGTTCTATGATTAAATTGTGTTTACCTTTTCATGTTTTGAGCAAGTTCTAATGAGTTGTTCTCATTCGCTAGAAACATATATGTATTTAGCTGTCAAAAGCCACTTGATGTGCAAATTGAAGTTTAGGTTTGTTGGCATACCTTAAAACTGATCAGTGATAATAGTTTGTACTGGAAGGATGGTAATTCCAGGAACGAGGAGCCAATTGCCGGAGAAATACAAGTAGGTGGAAGTTGATGGCCCATAAAAAAGGGCAATTCTTTTAGTCAGATGTATTGCTCGGATCCTTCAAAATCCTTGCTGCACCCGTGTTGATCCGACACATTTGGATGTGGGTATGGGATCCGCACCGGATTTGGTCAACGTAACTTGTGTTTTCTGATTAAACCTATGGCCAGGAAGTATAGGTGGATTGTATTTGGTTTGATATTCGGTTTATGCCGTATGCATATTCAAATAAAGTACTAGAGCTCTTTGCTATCATACAAGATAACTTATGTACAAAAGTAATGTTCAACCAAATACCCCTGGGTGCATGTCGTATCCTCCAAAACTAGTGCATTTTTGGAGTATCCGGCACAGGTGCAGCAACATTTTTTGAGAGTCCAAGCAATCTCATATCTTCTCACACTAAAATGTATTCTGAGTTGTTTGAGAGAAGCAAGGAAAGCGTTATGACGGAATGTTGACGTAATTAAGTTGCAAACACTTGATAAAGAAACCCAACTCTCAGtaataataaaagaagaaaaccaTCCCTCACTCAATTTCAAGTGTTCATTGCTAGGTGCTACCTACTGGAGTCTCTCTAGCCACAATCTATTTCACTCAGTCCTAATCGATTGTCTGTGGTGTCTACTAGTGGAAGCATCTCAAATGCGATCTAGTAATGCACCGACTATTGGCTTAAGAACTCGCTTCACCTTCTTCccagaaaaaaaataatcttggtGTGTAAAAGCAAAGTGTGGCTCTCTCTATGATGATCAGCACTCCAAATTCTAGTCCTGCTATAAAAACTACATTGTTCTCTAATCCTAATGCCCTTATTAGCACCACTTTTTAAATTGAAATGCAAAAAAGTAATGTAGTTAGCGTCTTTGCTGCATTTTATGTGTACCTTCAAGTTAAAACTAAAATCAAACAGATGGGAACACTGATTGGTTCTGGGGAATTGTACTGGTAGGAAGTAGGAACAAACCAAACTGAATATTATTGCCGTGAAATTCAAGTTGATATGCTTAGAGAAGAACTGAAATTTCTTTGCTTAATGCTATGGGGAATTGTATTGGTATCAAGATAGCTTGAACTGAGACCTGCATTTTCAGGCACCTATATCAATTCGATGTAAGAACGACCCCTTTTTGCTTCTCTGAATTTGGTGACACTGTC
This window encodes:
- the LOC129886552 gene encoding ubiquitin-conjugating enzyme E2-23 kDa-like → MSSPSKRREMDLMKLMMSDYKVEMINDGMQEFYVHFHGPTESPYHGGVWKIRVELPDAYPYKSPSIGFINKIYHPNVDEMSGSVCLDVINQTWSPMFDLVNVFEVFLPQLLLYPNPSDPLNGEAAALMMRDRAAYDLRVKEFCQKYAKPEDVGAAAPEEKSSDEELSEAEYDSADDAVAGPVDP